The following coding sequences are from one Primulina eburnea isolate SZY01 chromosome 15, ASM2296580v1, whole genome shotgun sequence window:
- the LOC140815221 gene encoding myb-related protein 308-like has protein sequence MQLNRLIKRERKKRAVRILKKGERPHAYIIMGRSPCCEKAHTNKGAWTKEEDDRLIAYIRAHGEGCWRSLPKAAGLLRCGKSCRLRWINYLRPDLKRGNFTEAEDELIIKLHSLLGNKWSVIAGRLPGRTDNEIKNYWNTHIRRKLVSRGIDPTTHKSVNEAAAAGEAAAINSFSGVANSKEEIGRVLKNPILMNEEKSQAIQEQEQRPDLNLELRISPPYQQEPLKTMICFGCNLGIKNSKDCSCSDGKLIIESGSNSGHDFLGIKTVVLDYRTWA, from the exons ATGCAACTAAATCGATTAATAAAGAGAGAGCGGAAGAAAAGGGCGGTAAGAATACTAAAGAAAGGAGAGAGACCGCATGCTTATATTATCATGGGGAGGTCTCCATGTTGTGAGAAAGCTCATACGAACAAAGGAGCATGGACTAAAGAAGAGGATGATCGTCTCATTGCTTATATTCGAGCGCACGGCGAAGGATGCTGGCGGTCACTGCCTAAGGCCGCCGGGCTCCTCCGATGCGGCAAGAGCTGCCGCCTCCGATGGATCAACTATCTGAGGCCCGACCTCAAACGTGGAAATTTTACGGAAGCCGAGGATGAACTCATTATCAAACTCCATAGCCTTCTTGGCAACAA GTGGTCTGTGATCGCTGGGAGATTGCCGGGAAGGACAGATAATGAGATAAAGAATTATTGGAACACTCATATAAGAAGAAAACTTGTGAGCAGAGGAATTGATCCAACAACCCACAAGTCAGTGAATGAAGCAGCAGCAGCAGGAGAAGCCGCGGCTATTAATTCTTTTTCTGGTGTGGCGAACTCGAAAGAAGAAATAGGCAGAGTACTCAAAAATCCCATTTTGATGAACGAAGAAAAAAGCCAGGcgattcaagaacaagaacaGCGCCCTGATTTGAATCTTGAGCTCAGAATCAGCCCTCCTTATCAACAAGAACCGCTGAAGACCATGATTTGCTTTGGATGTAACCTGGGAATCAAGAACAGCAAAGATTGCAGTTGTAGCGACGGTAAATTAATTATTGAGAGTGGCAGTAATTCTGGTCATGATTTTCTTGGGATCAAAACTGTGGTTCTGGACTACAGAACTTGGGCATGA